Proteins co-encoded in one Ornithorhynchus anatinus isolate Pmale09 chromosome 14, mOrnAna1.pri.v4, whole genome shotgun sequence genomic window:
- the THAP2 gene encoding THAP domain-containing protein 2, with product MPTNCAAAGCAATYDKHINVSFHRFPLDPKRRKEWVRLVRRKNFVPGKHAFLCSKHFEASCFDLTGQTRRLKMDAVPTIFDFCTHLKPVKPKSRTLLKRNPCSPEGSPHFKANISSQQVLLEHSYAFGSPMEAKKKIIKLEKEIASLRKRMKNCLQKERRATRRWIKTTCLVKSLEENNVLPRGTSEHILPSALSSLPMEDFKIPEQDPRDRPTVPAL from the exons ATGCCCACCAACTGCGCCGCGGCGGGCTGCGCCGCCACCTACGACAAACACATCAACGTCAGCTTCCACAG ATTTCCCTTAGATcccaaaagaagaaaagaatggGTTCGCCTAGTTAGGCGCAAGAATTTCGTGCCGGGGAAGCATGCTTTTCTTTGCTCCAAACATTTTGAAGCCTCCTGCTTTGACCTGACTGGACAGACGAGACGACTGAAAATGGATGCAGTTCCCACGATTTTTGATTTCTGCACTCATCTAAAGCCTGTG AAACCCAAATCAAGAACTCTTCTCAAGAGAAACCCTTGCTCCCCTGAAGGATCACCTCATTTCAAAGCAAATATCAGCAGTCAGCAAGTATTACTTGAACACAGCTATGCCTTCGGAAGTCCCATGGAAGCAAAGAAGAAGATAATTAAACTGGAGAAGGAGATAGCGAGCCTGAGAAAAAGAATGAAGAACTGTTTGCAGAAAGAACGCAGAGCAACGAGGAGGTGGATTAAAACTACCTGTCTGGTGAAGAGCTTGGAAGAAAATAACGTTTTGCCCAGGGGCACATCAGAACACATTTTGCCGAGTGCCTTAAGCAGCCTTCCCATGGAAGATTTCAAAATTCCGGAACAGGATCCACGAGATCGTCCGACGGTTCCAGCCCTCTAA